The following coding sequences are from one Nicotiana tomentosiformis chromosome 3, ASM39032v3, whole genome shotgun sequence window:
- the LOC138908396 gene encoding uncharacterized protein — protein sequence MPFLACLFLVQLVQMATMAHPSIKVGTSLKRISMLLYVISLKILSNSLNPLLTNLISTNQSGFVKERLISENVLLAQEIVQSISHMNKRGNIVLELHMAKAYDRMSWTLVTSVLRKFGFSEF from the exons ATGCCGTTTTTAGCTTGTCTGTTTCTAGTGCAACTTGTCCAGATGGCTACAATGGCACATCCTTCCATAAAAGTTGGGACATCATTAAAGAGGATATCAATGCTTTTGTATGTAATTTCTTTAAAG ATCCTCTCTAATAGTCTTAATCCTCTATTGACCAATCTTATTTCCACAAATCAAAGTGGCTTTGTTAAAGAAAGACTCATTTCTGAAAATGTTTTATTAGCACAGGAAATTGTTCAATCTATCTCACATATGAATAAAAGGGGCAATATTGTTTTGGAATTGCATATGGCTAAAGCCTATGATAGGATGTCTTGGACCTTGGTTACTTCTGTTCTTAGAAAATTTGGTTTCTCTGAATTCTGA